A genomic segment from Mus caroli chromosome 17, CAROLI_EIJ_v1.1, whole genome shotgun sequence encodes:
- the Rpusd1 gene encoding RNA pseudouridylate synthase domain-containing protein 1 isoform X2 — protein sequence MCIEGTHGCENPKPSLTELLVLEHGLYAGDPVSKVLLKPLTGRTHQLRVHCSALGHPIVGDLTYGQAEDQEDQPFRMMLHAFYLRIPTQAECVEACTPDPFLPALDACWSPSTCVQPLEQLIQALRTDPDPDPMSGEPRPCSPSTPQPRPGRPPPETEAQRASCLQWLSEWTLEPDN from the exons ATGTGCATCGAGGGCACTCATG GTTGTGAGAACCCAAAGCCAAGTCTCACAGAGCTGCTGGTCCTGGAACACGGCCTATATGCTGGTGACCCTGTGTCCAAAGTGCTGCTAAAGCCACTTACAG GCCGGACACACCAGCTTCGTGTGCACTGCAGTGCCCTTGGCCACCCTATCGTGGGTGACCTGACTTATGGCCAGGCTGAGGACCAGGAGGACCAACCTTTCCGCATGATGCTGCACGCCTTCTACCTCCGCATCCCCACACAGGCAGAGTGCGTGGAGGCCTGTACGCCTGACCCCTTCCTGCCTGCCCTCGATGCCTGCTGGAGTCCCAGTACCTGTGTTCAACCCCTTGAACAGCTCATCCAGGCCCTGAGGACTGACCCTGACCCCGACCCTATGAGTGGAGAGCCAAGGCCCTGCAGCCCCTCCACCCCACAGCCCAGGCCAGGTCGGCCCCCTCCTGAGACGGAGGCACAGAGAGCATCGTGCCTGCAGTGGCTATCAGAGTGGACACTGGAGCCAGACAACTAA